The Magnetococcales bacterium genome has a window encoding:
- a CDS encoding PilZ domain-containing protein yields MSEATFDQQALQRLRPFFQQYVGQFVKIFLKNQAAVRGDKNKSIPSSLSYAAGYLYYRHFYPGMQMKRLPVISGEEEKCYQELLTEREALAQTLLEMKKDVVAYQNEECTRQISEFQRFLDLSLGDISTATGQKRLSVTSETPEEKAAREADAQRAKNLAQESLLDTLFEIKKKNSGLLCFNLYQDVPISYEASILQIAAQRNQVSLRVHRYQATVIVEDRFTYLKHEMLPGTIKASLVSIQRSKNEAVFNKLEYSTVGMDERAQVRVRPKESEPLVADMVTLSGVKITGNIQDISMGGMGVLVPEGAYRSGTPVEITITPRHMQTLRLQGTIMVVKPGTRKKHALLGLKFQSGTDAEVFISQYVYQRQAEVVRELQSKSLLD; encoded by the coding sequence ATGAGTGAAGCAACCTTTGATCAACAAGCTCTGCAAAGATTGCGACCTTTTTTTCAACAATACGTCGGTCAGTTTGTAAAAATTTTTTTAAAAAATCAAGCCGCTGTTCGGGGAGATAAAAACAAATCCATCCCCAGTTCGCTTTCCTATGCTGCCGGGTATTTATATTATCGGCATTTTTATCCCGGCATGCAGATGAAAAGATTGCCTGTCATTTCCGGAGAAGAGGAAAAGTGTTATCAGGAGCTGCTGACTGAGCGGGAAGCCTTGGCACAAACACTTCTTGAAATGAAGAAGGATGTCGTTGCCTACCAAAACGAAGAATGCACCCGACAAATCAGTGAATTCCAGCGCTTCCTGGATCTCAGTCTGGGAGATATTTCCACGGCAACCGGGCAAAAGCGCCTCTCCGTGACTTCAGAAACGCCTGAAGAAAAAGCGGCCAGGGAAGCAGATGCACAACGCGCCAAAAATCTGGCCCAGGAGTCCTTGCTGGATACGCTTTTTGAAATCAAGAAAAAAAATTCCGGTCTGCTCTGTTTCAATCTTTATCAGGATGTTCCCATCTCTTATGAAGCCTCCATCCTCCAGATTGCGGCGCAACGCAATCAGGTTTCATTGCGGGTTCATCGCTATCAGGCAACGGTGATCGTTGAGGATCGTTTTACCTATTTGAAACACGAAATGTTGCCCGGAACCATCAAGGCCTCTCTGGTATCGATACAAAGATCCAAAAATGAGGCTGTATTCAATAAACTGGAATATTCCACCGTGGGCATGGATGAACGCGCTCAGGTGCGGGTCCGTCCCAAGGAGAGTGAACCGCTCGTGGCAGACATGGTGACGTTATCGGGTGTCAAAATTACGGGCAATATTCAAGATATTTCCATGGGTGGCATGGGAGTTCTGGTTCCGGAGGGCGCGTATCGGTCAGGTACCCCTGTCGAAATCACCATCACCCCACGACACATGCAAACCTTGAGGTTGCAGGGAACGATCATGGTCGTCAAGCCGGGAACCAGAAAAAAACACGCTCTCCTGGGACTTAAATTTCAATCCGGTACGGATGCCGAGGTGTTTATTTCCCAGTATGTTTATCAACGACAAGCCGAAGTGGTGCGTGAACTGCAAAGCAAATCCCTGCTCGATTGA
- the yrfG gene encoding GMP/IMP nucleotidase: MSLLDSNLTNAPQRSGAGIDWSQIQTILLDMDGTLLDRHFDDVFFLQTIPEAYAALHHLDLDVSRQRVLIAYKQVEGTLNWYDLDYWSRQLNLDVPALQQQVAHLIQTHPHVTNFLQQLQKQGHPVHLVTNAHPQSLALKLSRTPIGLYLTGIVTSHDFGYPKEYTQFWDLLQKKLGFDPARTLFVDDSEAILERAAAFGIGHLVHMAQPSSAIPPAFSRRFFSIVGFHQIHGHE; encoded by the coding sequence GTGAGCCTACTTGATTCAAATCTGACGAACGCACCACAACGGTCTGGTGCGGGTATTGACTGGTCACAAATCCAGACCATCCTTTTGGACATGGACGGTACCCTGCTGGATCGACATTTTGACGACGTTTTTTTCCTGCAAACCATTCCAGAAGCCTATGCTGCTTTGCATCATCTGGACCTGGATGTTTCCCGGCAGAGGGTCTTGATTGCCTATAAACAGGTGGAAGGCACACTGAATTGGTATGATCTGGACTATTGGTCCCGGCAATTGAACCTGGATGTTCCGGCGCTTCAACAGCAGGTAGCTCATTTGATCCAGACTCACCCTCATGTGACCAATTTTCTTCAGCAACTCCAGAAGCAGGGTCACCCCGTACACCTTGTTACCAATGCCCACCCTCAATCCCTGGCATTGAAATTATCCCGCACTCCCATAGGATTGTACCTGACCGGCATCGTGACCAGTCATGATTTTGGATATCCCAAAGAATACACGCAATTTTGGGATCTTTTGCAAAAAAAATTGGGATTTGATCCGGCCAGGACCCTGTTTGTGGATGATTCCGAGGCGATTTTGGAAAGAGCTGCCGCTTTTGGCATTGGCCACCTTGTACACATGGCACAGCCCAGTTCGGCCATTCCTCCGGCTTTTTCGCGCCGATTTTTTTCCATCGTTGGTTTTCACCAGATTCACGGCCATGAATGA